In a genomic window of Planctomicrobium piriforme:
- a CDS encoding PSD1 and planctomycete cytochrome C domain-containing protein has translation MRDNQREDDQDGYGGSSVAVTGQEAMMLFQVPLESLSPTFAWRCLFAGLTIFSLATTPLRAASEPTPEQVKFFETSVRPLLVEHCLKCHSEEKQKGELRLDSRGHMLLGGESGPAIVPGKPDESLLMEAVRYESFEMPPAGKLDDKQIEILAKWIEIGAPWPGDNGQMAKRTSGDQFSEEDRNWWAFQPIKKVDVPTCSKPDWCRNEIDQFIAAGLDAQQLTPAPEADRRTLIRRLYFDLTGLPPTPEEVQKFVDDAAPQAYEHLVDRLLASPDYGERWARHWLDLVRYADSDGYRIDHYRPQAWRYRDYVIQSLNDDKPYDRFVQEQLAGDELFPGDVQALTATGFLRHGIYEYNARDVRGQWDVILNEVTDVTGDVFFGLGFQCARCHDHKFDPILQKDYFALRAFFEPILLKDDVVAATPEQCTEYQAKLAEYEAQTLAVRTELDALEAKFRNEGEKTAVERFPDDIKAMIYKQPSERTPFEEQLVQLCWRQVLYEYERIDDRIKGEDKEKILALRRQLAALPAKKPESLPQPLTARDVSNVAPSTVIPKKKTEVGPGFLTLIEPNTPEIVPPTDVPNSTGRRSALARWLTRPDNALSTRVIVNRVWQYHFGRGLAVNSSDFGRLGTPPTHPELLDWLTTKFVNEGWRFKSLHRLIVTSAAYRQSTSHPQLAENQIKDPLNTWYWRAETRRLDAEQIRDAIFAVTGQLDRERGGPGVLPDRPRRSIYARVMRNSRDPLLDAFDLPQFFSSTASRDTTTSPIQSLLLINSQTMLRHASELARRVKAGDGDSGDVTPQIEQLWRLSFSREPTSEELLAVQNFLKEQSRQIGGGEETSKFVPNIVTGKVPYRDGQAILFQPEGDQGRFAVANDPRLEMGDFTVEAFFQLRSVYDTGSVRTLAAKWSGNREKPGWAFGITGKGSRRKPQTLVMQMFGNTLAGSFTEATTFSDQNIEMNKPYYAAACVRLAKTGQPGAVRYFLKDLSNDDEPLQSVEVPLAIATGIENPEPLTLGTRGTRDGRFDGLIDDIRVSRGPLSQGQLLFTNETAAPATVGYWQFEPDPGVFQNAVADGLNIHPVQHDKQQADPQSAAFVDLCHVLLNSSEFLYVD, from the coding sequence ATGCGTGACAACCAGCGTGAAGACGATCAAGATGGATACGGCGGCAGTTCTGTCGCTGTCACTGGTCAGGAAGCAATGATGTTATTCCAAGTGCCGCTTGAATCACTGAGCCCAACTTTCGCCTGGCGCTGCCTGTTCGCCGGGCTGACGATTTTCAGTCTTGCGACGACGCCGCTCCGCGCCGCGAGCGAGCCGACGCCTGAGCAAGTCAAATTCTTCGAAACCAGCGTACGGCCGCTACTGGTCGAACACTGTCTGAAGTGTCACAGCGAAGAGAAGCAAAAAGGGGAGCTCCGGCTCGATTCGCGAGGACACATGCTCCTCGGCGGCGAGTCCGGACCGGCCATCGTGCCAGGCAAACCGGACGAAAGCTTGCTGATGGAGGCCGTTCGGTATGAGTCGTTCGAGATGCCCCCCGCTGGAAAGCTGGACGACAAGCAGATCGAGATCCTCGCAAAGTGGATCGAGATCGGGGCCCCTTGGCCCGGCGATAACGGCCAGATGGCCAAACGCACCAGCGGCGACCAGTTCTCGGAAGAAGACCGCAACTGGTGGGCGTTTCAACCGATCAAGAAAGTTGACGTGCCGACCTGCAGCAAGCCGGACTGGTGCCGCAACGAGATCGATCAGTTCATCGCAGCGGGGCTCGATGCCCAGCAACTCACTCCCGCTCCCGAAGCGGATCGCCGCACGCTGATTCGCCGGCTCTATTTCGACCTCACCGGCCTCCCCCCGACGCCGGAAGAAGTCCAGAAGTTTGTCGACGACGCCGCTCCTCAGGCGTACGAACATCTCGTTGATCGGCTGTTGGCCAGCCCCGATTACGGCGAACGCTGGGCGCGACACTGGCTCGACCTCGTCCGCTATGCCGACTCAGACGGCTATCGCATCGACCACTATCGCCCACAAGCGTGGCGGTATCGCGACTACGTCATTCAGTCCCTGAACGACGACAAACCCTATGACCGCTTTGTACAGGAACAACTGGCCGGCGACGAACTCTTCCCCGGCGACGTACAGGCACTGACCGCCACCGGCTTTCTGCGGCATGGCATCTACGAATACAACGCGCGCGATGTCCGGGGACAGTGGGATGTCATTCTCAACGAAGTGACCGATGTCACCGGCGACGTCTTCTTCGGACTCGGCTTTCAGTGTGCCCGATGCCATGACCACAAGTTCGATCCGATTCTGCAGAAAGACTATTTCGCGCTGCGGGCGTTCTTCGAACCGATCCTTCTCAAAGACGATGTCGTCGCCGCTACCCCGGAGCAGTGCACCGAATACCAGGCTAAACTGGCCGAATATGAAGCACAGACGCTGGCCGTCCGCACTGAGCTGGATGCGCTGGAAGCGAAGTTTCGCAATGAAGGCGAAAAGACCGCGGTCGAGCGCTTCCCAGACGACATCAAGGCGATGATCTACAAGCAGCCGTCCGAGCGGACCCCGTTCGAAGAACAACTGGTGCAACTCTGCTGGCGACAGGTGCTCTACGAATACGAACGCATCGACGATCGCATCAAAGGGGAAGACAAGGAAAAGATCCTGGCCCTGCGTCGTCAATTGGCCGCACTCCCTGCGAAAAAGCCCGAATCGCTGCCGCAACCGCTCACCGCTCGGGACGTCAGCAACGTCGCGCCCTCCACTGTCATTCCCAAGAAAAAGACCGAAGTCGGCCCCGGCTTCCTGACGCTCATCGAACCGAACACGCCTGAGATTGTCCCGCCGACGGACGTTCCGAATTCGACAGGCCGGCGCTCGGCCCTCGCCCGCTGGCTCACCCGACCGGACAATGCGCTGTCCACTCGCGTGATTGTGAATCGAGTCTGGCAGTATCACTTCGGCCGTGGACTGGCGGTGAACAGCAGCGACTTCGGTCGCCTGGGAACGCCTCCCACCCATCCCGAACTCCTCGACTGGCTGACGACAAAATTCGTGAACGAAGGCTGGCGATTCAAAAGCCTGCACAGGCTGATCGTCACCTCGGCCGCATACCGGCAGAGTACGTCACACCCGCAGCTTGCCGAAAACCAAATCAAAGACCCGCTCAACACCTGGTACTGGCGAGCAGAAACTCGTCGGCTCGATGCCGAACAGATTCGCGATGCGATCTTCGCCGTCACCGGCCAGCTCGATCGCGAACGGGGCGGACCCGGCGTTCTCCCTGATCGCCCGCGACGATCGATCTACGCCCGCGTCATGCGCAACAGCCGCGATCCGCTGCTGGATGCCTTCGACCTGCCGCAGTTCTTCTCCAGCACCGCCAGCCGCGATACCACGACTTCTCCCATCCAGTCGTTGCTGCTCATCAACAGCCAGACCATGCTCCGCCATGCCAGCGAACTGGCGCGTCGGGTAAAGGCCGGTGATGGCGACAGCGGCGATGTCACGCCGCAGATCGAACAACTCTGGCGGCTGTCATTCAGTCGTGAGCCGACAAGCGAAGAACTGCTGGCCGTCCAGAACTTCCTAAAAGAACAGTCGCGTCAGATTGGGGGCGGCGAAGAAACATCGAAATTCGTCCCCAACATCGTCACCGGCAAAGTCCCCTATCGAGACGGTCAGGCGATTCTCTTCCAGCCGGAAGGGGATCAGGGACGCTTTGCTGTTGCGAATGATCCAAGGCTGGAAATGGGGGACTTCACTGTCGAAGCCTTCTTCCAACTGCGGTCGGTCTACGACACCGGTTCGGTTCGTACCCTTGCAGCCAAATGGTCAGGCAATCGCGAGAAACCAGGCTGGGCGTTTGGCATCACCGGCAAAGGTTCGCGTCGCAAGCCGCAGACGCTCGTGATGCAGATGTTCGGCAACACGCTGGCCGGCTCGTTCACCGAAGCCACCACGTTCTCTGACCAGAACATCGAAATGAACAAACCCTATTACGCGGCCGCCTGCGTGCGACTGGCCAAAACCGGCCAGCCCGGCGCGGTCCGTTATTTCCTGAAAGACCTGTCGAACGATGACGAGCCGCTACAGAGCGTGGAAGTTCCTCTCGCCATCGCGACTGGGATCGAGAATCCCGAGCCCCTCACGCTCGGCACCCGCGGCACTCGCGACGGCCGCTTCGACGGCCTGATCGACGACATTCGGGTCTCCCGTGGGCCGCTCTCGCAGGGACAGCTCCTCTTCACCAACGAAACCGCCGCTCCGGCCACGGTCGGCTACTGGCAGTTCGAACCTGATCCCGGCGTCTTCCAGAACGCCGTAGCCGACGGTTTGAACATTCATCCTGTGCAGCACGACAAACAACAGGCCGACCCGCAGTCCGCCGCCTTCGTCGACCTGTGCCACGTCCTGTTGAACTCCAGCGAATTCCTGTACGTCGACTGA